The Patescibacteria group bacterium region AAGTTTCGCTGTCCGGACCGCCTAATTCACCGACCGCCTCGCCCCGTTTCCACCAATTCTTATCACGATAAGGAAATATCCTCTGGACAGTAAAATCCAATTCTAGCCCCGACCCCAGTTCCCCCTTTCCTAGGGTGGCCGGTCCGACTTCGGCGCTTAAGCCATATTTTTTATAAATCTCTTGTAAAATAGAGATAGCCTCATTATCGGGGCCGATATTCTTACCATCACCCGCATAGACGGTCTGATAAATCCTCCTGGGATCCAGATTTAATTTTTCGATGAGAAATTCGAACCACCAATGTAATTGTTCTTTCTTAAAATAGTCACCCAAGCTCCAATTGCCCAGCATCTCAAAAAAAGTATTATGACGGGCATCACCCACTTCATCGATGTCTTCGGTCCGGAAACACTTCTGGCTATTTGCCAGGCAGTTACCAGCCGGATGCGGCGTACCTAAAAAATAAGGAACGAGCGGAAACATGCCTGAATTAGTAAATAAGAGGGTAGAATCGTTTTCCGGAATCAAAGAGGCGCTCGAAATCACCTGGTGATCGCGAGCGGCGAAAAAATCTAGATATTTCTGGCGTAATTCATTAGCATTCATATTTAATGTCTTTTCCTATAATGAGTATGTAAAACTTCTTCGCTTAAGCCCTTTTGCGCTAACCAATCAAGAGCTTTTATCACTTCCTGGTTGTCATGGGCCTTACGGATTTTCTTAAATTTATCAATCTTATACAAGGCAGCTACCCGAGCCCGCCTAATCTCCTTAGTCGTCGGCAAGGGCTGTCCGCCGCCGCCGATACAGCCGCCCGGGCAAGCCATAACCTCGATATAATCATAATTCTTAAGGTTTTTTTTAATTTTGTCAAAGACGCCAATGCCATTCACCACCCCCACCCTTAATTTACGGCCGGCAATATCGATAATTGCTTCCTTAAAATCTTCCAAGCCGCGGACTTCTTTGAAATCGATGCGGTTCGAGCATAGTTTAGCTTTGTCGTCTCGGCAAGCTAGGGCATAGGCGGTTCTTAGGGCCGACTCCATTACTCCACCGGATGAGCCATAGATAACAGCCGCACCACTACCTTCGTTGAATATCTTATCGCTATCTTCTGTTTTTAGAGAAGCGAAATCTATCTTATTCTTCTTTAATAGATAGGCGAATTCCCTGGTAGTAATAACTAAATCTACCGGCGCTAAGCGTCCGATCTTCAATTCGCTGCGCTTGGCCTCGAACTTCTTAGCTGTACAGGGCATGACGGAAACGACGACTATCTTTTTAGGGTCAAGTTTCATCTGGCTGGCCCAATAAGTCTTGATGATGCCGCCGATATGGATCTGAGGTGAACGGGCGCTCGTTAAATTTGGGAGTAATTCCGGAGCAAAAAATTCTGCATATTTCACCCAGGCTGGGCAACAAGAAGTAATCAGCGGCTTGACCGCCTTCTTGTCAGCGAGGCGCTCTAGAAGTTCTTGAGCTTCAACCATCGTCGTCACATCCGCGCCAAAATTAACATCAAAGACATAGGCGAAACCTAATTTCTTCAAAGCGGCCACGGTCCGCCCCGTGCTTTCACTGCCATAAAGCAAGCCGAATTCCTCGCCGATAGCTACTCGGACCGAAGGAGCGAACTGTGCCACCACTATCTTATCCTTAGCCTGCAAAGCTTTTTCCACTTCAAGCCAATTATCTTGCTCCTGGGCGGCCGCCACCGGACAATGGAGCGTGCATTGGCCGCAATAGATGCAATCGATATCTTTATCCTTAGTCGGAACAATCTCTTGTTTGGCTCCTTTGCCACTCACCTCTAAATAGTTTATATGTTGGACTTGGCTACAAACCTCGACACAATTACGGCAATCGATACATTGGCTGCCGTCAATCTCCACTGCATTAGCGAACTTATATGTCTGCCTTTCCTGTTTCCGGCCTTTAAATCTCTTGGCCCTGATCTTATATTTCTTAGCGAGATCCAAAAGGGCGCAATTATAACGCAAAGTGCATGTTGGGCATTTAGTTTCGTGCTCAGCAAATAATAACTCGAGATTAAGGTGCCTGGCCGACCTAACTCGCCGTGAATCCGTTAGGGCTTCCAAACCGTCAAAAACCTCGGTAGAACAAGCGGTACTTAATTTCTTCTGTCCTTTGATTTCCACGGCACAAATCCGACAATTAGCCTTGACGTCTAAATCTGGATGGAAACAAAGGGTGGGTATAAAAATATTGTTACGCGTAGCCACGTCTAAAATCGTTTCCCCGCTCACAGCCGGATATGTCTGGCCGTTGAGCCGGACTTTTATCTTTTTTTTAGGTAAAGCGCTTAACATGTGAATAAGATTAACGTTTCTTCGGCATCGGGCCTTTAATTTTCACTAGGTCGCGATAAACTTGAACCATGTATAAAAGGTAGATTGGAGAAATTAATATTTGGACAAGATTGACGATCCCTTGCCAAGCTCTATAAAAAGCGCTTTCCGTGGAAGCTAAAGCCAAGGGGAAAGATATTAATAAAGAGAACACCCAAACCACCAAGGCAAAAAATAGCATACGGCCTAAAACTGCCCACCAATACTTCTCTACCAAAAACATGCTGCGTCTTAAGGCTTGTAAGCCATTCAAGTTCTCAAATACCAAAGAAAAAGTTGAAACCCCGAAAAAGATAACCAGGATAAAAGCTAGGGTGAATAATATCAGGGCGCAGAATAAAAGCATTGCTAGAACCATCGGCGCCATCGGTAAAAGATTAATAGAAACCATGAAAGCTAGGCCAATTAAGAATAAAGGCGATAAAAATATTATAGTTAAGAATATTAGACTGATATAAGACCAAACAATCATCCTTGACTCTTTAAACTGCGGCCAAGTGTTCTTCTTAAAATTATTTTTGATCATTAAGAATACACTAATATAGACCCGGGCAAAATAATAAGCCAGCCACAAGAGGCTAAAAGTCACCAGAACCGCCAAACTAAGCTGCAGGCCCAAACTATTTATACCCCAAATGTCTTGCAATAAGAAAGCCAAAAAAGACAAGAAAAAAAGCGGCAGGAAACCGACAAGCGACCATAAAAACAAACGGATAAATTTATTGAAATTCTGCCAATAAATCTTTAGCGCGGACTCAAGCATGTTAAAAACCGGGCTTAATTTAGGATTTTTTGATTTAGTTTTAATTTTCATATTTATAATATTAAATTTTTAAGCTATAACGCCTGACTATATTCTGCCAATATGACTTGATCGGCGTTGGAATAGAAGCACCTAAAGCACAAAAAGAAGATTCGGATAAATCGCTCAGGATTTCTTCAAATAATTGCCAGTCCATCCGCGCCGCATTGATCGCTTCCCAGAGGCGGAAACTCCCTTCCCGGCAAGGCACGCATTGACCGCAGGATTCATTCTTAAAAAATTCCAACCAAGAAGCCAAAAGTTTATGAGGATTATGTGTCTTTAAATTATAAACAGTAATCGAGGCCGCGCCGCTAGCCGGCCGATTGAGCTGATCTTCAGACAAGACTTCTCCGCTAGCATCTCCGCCGACCTGGACAAAAAATGGCCAATTTGGGTAATTATCAGAGGCGCGCAAGACCTGGGCGATTGTCCAATGGGCCGGATAAGCAAACACCCCCTTATTTTTCAAATCCCCATTCAAAGTAAAGAAACGTTCCTTTTTATATTTTCCTGAGGCGACTAGGGCGACATCATAAAAAGTTTCAATATTATTAATCAGGGTCGGCTGATTAAACAAACCGTGAGCCGTCGGATAAGGCGGACGCAGACGCGGTTCTATGCGACGATTTTCTATGATATTTAAAATTGTGCTTTCTTCGCCGGCAATATAACCCGCTCCTTCTGGCTTAGACAGGATTTCTAATTTATTAAGAAGAGATATCTTGGCCGCCTCTTTTATCAAATTAGCCTCATATTTTTTAAAATAATCAGCCCTGAGAAAGATATAAACTTTTTTAGCCCGCAAAAAATCCACTGCTAATTTCAAGCCAGCTAAAAATATTTCCGGATATTTCTCTAGGATATACCCATCCTTCTTGATTCCCGGTTCACCCTCAGCGCCATTAGCGACGACGTAGCAGACTTTAGCCCGAGGACTCTGGTCAGGATGGTAATAGCAAGCGATCTCGTCTTGCCCTCTGACTTGGCAGTGGATATTTTCCGGGCTAAGCATGGCTCGATAAACCGCTAGCCATTTTAAATAAACCGGAAATTCGGCTCCGCCGCGTCCGACTAGTCCAGCCGCCTTGATTTTATGTATTAAATCCTTATTCATCTTATTTCTTGGCCCAATAGCGACCTAGCTCTACCAGACGATTGGCATAACCCCATTCATTGTCATACCAGGAAATTACTTTCAGCAGGTCTCCGCCAATGACTTTAGTAGATA contains the following coding sequences:
- a CDS encoding NADH-ubiquinone oxidoreductase-F iron-sulfur binding region domain-containing protein; its protein translation is MNKDLIHKIKAAGLVGRGGAEFPVYLKWLAVYRAMLSPENIHCQVRGQDEIACYYHPDQSPRAKVCYVVANGAEGEPGIKKDGYILEKYPEIFLAGLKLAVDFLRAKKVYIFLRADYFKKYEANLIKEAAKISLLNKLEILSKPEGAGYIAGEESTILNIIENRRIEPRLRPPYPTAHGLFNQPTLINNIETFYDVALVASGKYKKERFFTLNGDLKNKGVFAYPAHWTIAQVLRASDNYPNWPFFVQVGGDASGEVLSEDQLNRPASGAASITVYNLKTHNPHKLLASWLEFFKNESCGQCVPCREGSFRLWEAINAARMDWQLFEEILSDLSESSFCALGASIPTPIKSYWQNIVRRYSLKI
- a CDS encoding [FeFe] hydrogenase, group A, which codes for MLSALPKKKIKVRLNGQTYPAVSGETILDVATRNNIFIPTLCFHPDLDVKANCRICAVEIKGQKKLSTACSTEVFDGLEALTDSRRVRSARHLNLELLFAEHETKCPTCTLRYNCALLDLAKKYKIRAKRFKGRKQERQTYKFANAVEIDGSQCIDCRNCVEVCSQVQHINYLEVSGKGAKQEIVPTKDKDIDCIYCGQCTLHCPVAAAQEQDNWLEVEKALQAKDKIVVAQFAPSVRVAIGEEFGLLYGSESTGRTVAALKKLGFAYVFDVNFGADVTTMVEAQELLERLADKKAVKPLITSCCPAWVKYAEFFAPELLPNLTSARSPQIHIGGIIKTYWASQMKLDPKKIVVVSVMPCTAKKFEAKRSELKIGRLAPVDLVITTREFAYLLKKNKIDFASLKTEDSDKIFNEGSGAAVIYGSSGGVMESALRTAYALACRDDKAKLCSNRIDFKEVRGLEDFKEAIIDIAGRKLRVGVVNGIGVFDKIKKNLKNYDYIEVMACPGGCIGGGGQPLPTTKEIRRARVAALYKIDKFKKIRKAHDNQEVIKALDWLAQKGLSEEVLHTHYRKRH